The Niastella koreensis GR20-10 genome includes a window with the following:
- a CDS encoding DEAD/DEAH box helicase — protein sequence MISTKSDQKNVLLFQPHRLLSDHNLMECLQITKEKGVPKYVNSELNSSELNKNFPKLPKEVKEVLLGFSKEKIVLMKEDVQKKFTLQRAGVSYEVYSRSAISRRLHEHMERMKPFAALVKWYHKIPGEKGSFKTAPGSFSTFKPKLEFEVVKNGTALQVNTIISINGTPYALGEFNRWQFLLLSGNEYFILSYKDYQTLEWLKENDPQQYSHQPNELGENILAKLEADYPVNRNNLFRKNELRITPVNRVMLSEISQSFLVLTPQWEYDGFIIEGPWKETYDITRNGQSYAIYRNQQDEKDLWSLLEGLHPNFQKQLNGYYYLSFEEAQKKQWFLKVYHKLLELNIQVIGMDMLQHFRYSQHKVKAAVTIKKEVTDALVLQMIISFGEEEVSLTEVQKIVQAGQRAILLQDGSLGILNDEWLQTYGTIIRHGKISGQEIQVPRWLAFSEEETADGASVLKPTLHNSWLEKWQLWQKEGETVYEVPAVINAKLRPYQQKGFEWMLLLAEAGAGACLADDMGLGKTLQTISVLTHQLHEKANQRHLIVCPSSLIYNWSQELQKFSPHVKVLIYHGGNRAIQDAATGDYQVIITSYGTVRQDIEEMCAINFGTVVLDESHNIKNPAAQITKAVERLQSGFRVALSGTPVMNNTFDLYAQLNFLLPGIFGSREFFRREYADAIDQRRESDKIKTLQRITAPFVLRRTKEQVASDLPAKTEMVMWCEMSMAQKRLYDEIKDSIRQSVFLNIEQEGLNKSKLAVLKGMLKLRQICNSPLLLPSEEQTCNDSVKTDLLMNELQNNLKDHKVLVFSQFTSMLNLLAENCREQGIAYYHLDGSTPPEKRQELVNQFQAPNNTTNVFLISLKAGNAGLNLTAASYVILFDPWWNTAVQQQAIDRTHRIGQTKNVFAYKMICKDTIEEKIISLQQHKKQLAEELISEDEGFVKSLTEDDIKYLFS from the coding sequence GGTGTTCCCAAATATGTAAACAGTGAATTGAACAGTTCCGAGCTAAACAAGAATTTCCCCAAGCTTCCCAAAGAAGTGAAGGAAGTGCTGCTGGGTTTCAGTAAAGAGAAGATCGTACTGATGAAGGAGGATGTTCAGAAGAAATTTACGCTGCAACGCGCGGGTGTTTCCTATGAAGTGTATTCCAGGTCTGCCATTTCACGCCGGTTACATGAACATATGGAAAGAATGAAACCATTTGCCGCACTGGTAAAATGGTATCATAAAATACCTGGCGAGAAAGGCAGCTTTAAAACTGCGCCGGGCAGCTTCAGCACCTTTAAACCCAAGCTGGAATTTGAGGTGGTGAAAAATGGAACGGCGCTTCAAGTAAACACCATCATCTCCATAAACGGAACGCCTTATGCTCTCGGAGAATTCAACCGCTGGCAGTTCCTGCTTTTGAGCGGTAATGAATATTTTATTCTTTCTTATAAAGATTATCAAACGCTGGAATGGCTGAAGGAAAACGATCCGCAACAATACAGCCACCAGCCCAATGAGCTGGGTGAAAACATTCTGGCCAAACTGGAAGCAGATTATCCGGTTAACCGCAATAACCTGTTCCGGAAAAATGAATTGCGTATTACCCCGGTGAACCGGGTCATGCTGAGCGAGATCAGTCAGTCGTTCCTGGTGTTGACGCCGCAATGGGAATACGATGGGTTTATCATTGAAGGCCCCTGGAAGGAAACCTACGATATTACCCGCAATGGCCAGTCATACGCCATTTATCGCAACCAGCAGGATGAAAAAGACCTGTGGTCATTGCTGGAAGGTTTGCATCCCAATTTTCAAAAACAACTGAACGGCTATTATTATCTTTCTTTTGAGGAAGCGCAGAAAAAACAATGGTTCCTGAAAGTATACCACAAGCTGCTTGAACTGAACATCCAGGTGATTGGGATGGATATGCTGCAACACTTCCGCTATTCGCAGCATAAGGTAAAAGCAGCTGTTACCATCAAAAAAGAAGTGACCGATGCGCTGGTGCTGCAGATGATCATTTCTTTTGGCGAAGAGGAAGTATCGCTGACAGAAGTTCAAAAGATCGTACAGGCCGGGCAACGCGCCATTCTTCTACAGGATGGTTCATTGGGAATCCTGAACGATGAATGGTTGCAAACCTATGGCACCATCATCCGCCACGGAAAAATCTCGGGTCAGGAAATACAGGTACCGCGCTGGCTGGCATTCAGCGAAGAAGAAACAGCCGATGGCGCTTCGGTATTGAAACCCACGTTACACAATAGCTGGTTGGAAAAATGGCAACTGTGGCAAAAGGAAGGAGAAACGGTGTATGAAGTGCCCGCAGTGATCAATGCCAAACTGCGCCCCTATCAGCAGAAAGGATTTGAATGGATGTTGTTACTCGCCGAAGCAGGCGCAGGCGCCTGTTTGGCAGATGACATGGGTTTGGGTAAAACATTGCAAACGATCAGTGTACTCACCCATCAGTTGCATGAAAAAGCTAATCAGCGGCATTTGATCGTATGTCCGTCATCGCTTATCTACAACTGGTCGCAGGAGTTGCAAAAGTTTTCGCCGCATGTAAAGGTGTTGATCTATCATGGCGGCAACCGCGCCATACAGGATGCGGCCACCGGCGACTACCAGGTAATTATCACCAGCTATGGCACCGTGCGGCAGGATATTGAAGAAATGTGCGCTATCAACTTCGGCACGGTGGTGCTGGATGAAAGCCATAATATCAAGAACCCGGCTGCACAGATAACAAAGGCGGTGGAAAGATTGCAATCCGGTTTCCGCGTGGCGCTGAGTGGTACGCCGGTTATGAACAATACGTTTGATCTGTATGCACAATTGAACTTCCTGCTGCCCGGCATCTTTGGGAGCAGGGAATTTTTCCGGCGTGAGTATGCCGATGCCATCGATCAACGCCGCGAGAGCGACAAGATCAAAACCCTGCAACGGATCACGGCGCCATTCGTGTTGCGACGCACCAAGGAGCAGGTGGCCAGCGATCTGCCGGCCAAAACCGAAATGGTCATGTGGTGCGAGATGAGTATGGCCCAAAAACGTTTATACGACGAAATAAAGGACAGCATTCGCCAGAGTGTATTCCTGAATATAGAACAGGAAGGGCTTAATAAAAGTAAGCTGGCGGTATTAAAGGGCATGCTAAAGCTGCGCCAGATCTGTAACTCCCCCTTGTTATTGCCCAGTGAAGAACAAACCTGCAACGATTCGGTAAAGACCGATCTGTTGATGAACGAACTGCAAAACAACCTGAAAGATCATAAGGTACTGGTGTTTTCGCAATTCACCAGCATGCTGAACCTGTTGGCCGAAAACTGCCGCGAGCAGGGCATTGCCTATTATCACCTCGACGGTTCAACGCCACCTGAAAAACGCCAGGAGCTCGTCAATCAGTTCCAGGCCCCGAACAATACCACCAATGTATTTTTAATAAGCCTGAAGGCTGGTAACGCCGGTTTGAACCTCACTGCGGCCAGCTACGTAATCCTGTTCGATCCCTGGTGGAATACCGCCGTGCAACAACAGGCCATTGACCGTACCCATCGCATTGGTCAAACCAAAAATGTGTTTGCGTATAAGATGATCTGTAAAGACACTATCGAGGAAAAGATCATTTCATTGCAGCAGCATAAGAAGCAGTTGGCGGAAGAGTTGATCTCTGAAGATGAGGGATTTGTTAAGTCACTTACAGAGGATGATATTAAGTATCTCTTTAGTTAA
- a CDS encoding DUF5107 domain-containing protein, with amino-acid sequence MSTSSVKVWQENVTIPTYGIGAPDKNPMFFEKRVYQGSSGVVYPHPVIEKIYDEKQDKTYNGLFLENEYLKIMILPELGGRVQMAYDKIKQRHFIYYNQVIKPALVGLCGPWISGGIEFNWPQHHRPSTFEAVDWSIEEHEDGSKTIWVNEVERMFRTKGMAGFTLHPGKAYLEIKAQLYNRTPLPQTFLWWANPAVKVNDDYQSVFPPDVNAVFDHGKRDVSTFPIATGTYYKVDYSPGTDISRYKNIPVPTSYMAINSDYDFVGGYEHDTRAGVLHVANHHVSPGKKQWTWGHSDFGVAWDRNLTDEDGPYIELMTGVFTDNQPDFSWLMPYEEKTFTQYFMPYRELGLVKNASKDLLVNLEKDSDNLVIKLFATSKQDGLKLKLFDNGGKTLLEEVIDVSPEELYTKSIKADKETTPENILFILTNAAGHEVLRYEPVKNKKNEIPQPAKAALPPAEVSNNEQLFLTGQHLEQYRHATYSPVPYYEEALRRDAGDFRNNNALGAWYLRRGQFAKSEPYFRKAIATGTQRNPNPYDSEPYYNLGLSLKYQGKYKEAYEAFYKATWSSAWQSSAFFSLAQLDLLQGEPATALTHAQQSLDRNMGSSKAWALKAAAYNELQQHERALQVCAEGLQRDAFNLSLYLEKYKAYRSLNDEAASKQAYEQMKQYGRDNVHNYIEYALDYAAAGLYQDATEMLSGGFNKIHGSVYPMLWYYQGYFFTLMNHHLKAAGCFEQGAKALPVGCFPNRLEDIAVLQSALKHNPNDARASYYLGNLWYDKRQYEEAIAQWEWSSRRDPSFPTVWRNLGIAYFNKQQDAAKALTCYEKAFALDTTDARILMELDQLYKRLNKDVTERLQFLEKHPAVVEQRDDLYLERASLYNFSGQYEKALKQIMDRKFHPWEGGEGKVSAQYLLSLTELAKQCIHVKDYTKAISLLQQAQEYPHNLGEGKLFGAQENDIFYWLGMAFLGLGDTINAKAYFTKATNGLSEPAAAMFYNDQQPDKIFYQGMAWLQLGDKEKASAIFNNLIGYGKAHREDDIKIDYFAVSLPNLLIFDDDFTLRNQVHCDYLCGLGSLGIGNEKGAKACFESVLANDNMHFGAKIHWAM; translated from the coding sequence ATGTCTACTTCTAGCGTAAAAGTGTGGCAGGAAAACGTAACCATCCCTACCTATGGAATAGGAGCGCCCGATAAGAACCCGATGTTCTTTGAAAAAAGAGTATACCAGGGAAGCAGCGGCGTGGTGTACCCACATCCTGTTATTGAAAAGATCTATGATGAAAAACAGGATAAAACCTACAATGGGTTGTTCCTGGAAAATGAATACCTGAAAATTATGATCCTGCCCGAGCTGGGTGGACGGGTGCAGATGGCGTATGATAAAATAAAACAACGGCATTTTATTTATTACAACCAGGTAATAAAACCGGCGCTGGTGGGTTTGTGTGGTCCCTGGATCTCGGGTGGCATTGAATTCAACTGGCCGCAGCACCACCGGCCCAGTACTTTTGAAGCGGTTGACTGGTCAATTGAAGAGCATGAAGACGGCAGCAAAACCATTTGGGTGAACGAAGTGGAGCGCATGTTCCGCACAAAAGGGATGGCTGGTTTTACTTTGCATCCCGGCAAAGCCTACCTGGAAATAAAAGCGCAATTGTACAACCGCACGCCCTTGCCACAAACCTTTTTATGGTGGGCCAACCCGGCGGTAAAAGTAAATGATGACTACCAAAGCGTGTTTCCGCCCGATGTAAATGCGGTGTTCGATCACGGTAAACGCGATGTGTCTACCTTTCCCATTGCTACGGGCACTTATTATAAAGTAGATTACTCGCCCGGTACCGATATCTCGCGGTATAAAAATATCCCGGTGCCTACTTCGTACATGGCCATCAACTCCGATTATGATTTTGTGGGCGGGTACGAACACGATACCCGGGCAGGTGTATTGCACGTGGCCAATCACCATGTGTCGCCGGGTAAAAAACAATGGACCTGGGGTCATAGTGATTTTGGGGTTGCCTGGGACCGTAATCTCACCGATGAAGATGGTCCGTATATTGAACTGATGACCGGGGTATTCACCGACAACCAGCCCGACTTCAGTTGGTTGATGCCTTATGAAGAAAAGACTTTCACCCAGTATTTTATGCCTTACCGCGAACTGGGACTGGTAAAGAATGCATCAAAAGACCTGCTGGTGAATCTTGAAAAAGACAGTGATAACCTGGTGATAAAACTGTTTGCCACCTCAAAACAGGATGGATTGAAATTGAAGCTGTTTGATAACGGGGGCAAAACGTTGCTCGAAGAAGTGATCGATGTATCGCCGGAAGAATTGTATACTAAATCTATTAAGGCAGATAAAGAAACAACGCCGGAGAATATCCTGTTTATTCTTACCAATGCTGCCGGTCATGAGGTATTGCGATATGAACCGGTGAAGAATAAAAAGAACGAAATTCCACAACCGGCTAAAGCCGCGTTGCCCCCGGCTGAAGTAAGTAACAATGAACAATTGTTCCTCACTGGTCAGCACCTGGAACAATACCGGCATGCAACGTATAGCCCGGTGCCGTATTATGAAGAGGCGCTGCGCCGCGATGCAGGCGATTTTCGCAACAACAACGCATTAGGCGCCTGGTACCTGCGGCGCGGACAGTTTGCCAAAAGCGAACCATATTTTAGAAAGGCCATTGCTACCGGCACCCAACGCAATCCCAATCCATATGACAGCGAACCGTATTATAACCTCGGGCTTTCACTGAAATACCAGGGAAAATATAAAGAAGCCTATGAAGCTTTTTACAAGGCAACCTGGAGCAGCGCCTGGCAAAGCAGCGCCTTTTTTTCACTGGCGCAGCTCGATCTGTTACAGGGAGAACCTGCCACTGCATTAACGCATGCACAACAATCGCTCGACCGGAATATGGGCAGCAGCAAAGCCTGGGCCTTGAAAGCGGCGGCTTATAATGAACTGCAACAGCATGAACGTGCCTTGCAGGTATGTGCCGAAGGGCTGCAGCGGGATGCATTCAATTTGTCCCTGTATCTGGAAAAGTATAAAGCTTACCGGTCATTGAATGATGAGGCTGCCTCAAAACAGGCGTATGAACAAATGAAACAATATGGCCGGGATAATGTACATAATTACATTGAATATGCGCTGGATTATGCAGCGGCTGGTTTGTACCAGGATGCCACTGAAATGCTGAGTGGAGGTTTTAACAAAATTCATGGGTCTGTATACCCGATGTTGTGGTATTACCAGGGGTATTTTTTTACCTTAATGAACCACCACCTGAAAGCGGCAGGTTGTTTTGAACAGGGGGCTAAAGCCCTCCCGGTTGGTTGTTTCCCCAACCGGCTGGAAGATATTGCCGTGCTGCAATCAGCGTTGAAGCACAATCCCAATGATGCCCGTGCGTCCTATTACCTTGGCAATTTATGGTACGATAAAAGACAATATGAGGAGGCTATTGCGCAATGGGAATGGTCGTCACGGCGTGATCCTTCCTTCCCAACTGTATGGCGTAACCTGGGTATTGCTTATTTCAACAAACAGCAGGATGCGGCAAAAGCGTTAACGTGTTATGAAAAGGCCTTTGCCCTCGACACCACCGACGCCCGCATTTTAATGGAGCTGGATCAATTGTATAAGCGATTAAATAAAGACGTAACAGAACGCCTGCAGTTCCTGGAAAAACATCCCGCAGTAGTTGAACAACGCGATGACCTGTACCTGGAACGTGCATCCCTGTACAATTTCAGTGGTCAGTATGAAAAGGCCCTGAAACAGATCATGGACCGAAAATTTCATCCATGGGAGGGGGGCGAAGGAAAAGTATCTGCTCAATACCTGTTGAGTTTAACAGAGCTGGCCAAACAATGTATCCATGTAAAGGATTATACTAAAGCCATCAGTTTGTTGCAACAGGCGCAGGAATATCCCCATAACCTGGGTGAAGGCAAATTGTTTGGCGCCCAGGAGAACGATATCTTCTATTGGTTGGGAATGGCGTTTTTGGGTTTGGGCGATACAATAAATGCAAAGGCGTATTTTACCAAAGCAACCAATGGATTATCGGAACCTGCTGCGGCTATGTTCTACAACGATCAGCAACCCGACAAGATCTTTTACCAGGGAATGGCCTGGCTGCAGCTGGGTGATAAGGAAAAAGCATCCGCCATTTTTAATAACCTGATCGGATATGGAAAGGCGCACCGGGAAGATGACATTAAGATCGACTACTTTGCCGTGTCGTTGCCTAACCTGCTGATTTTTGATGACGACTTTACACTTCGTAACCAGGTGCATTGCGATTACCTGTGCGGGTTGGGGTCATTGGGAATAGGAAATGAAAAGGGCGCGAAGGCGTGTTTTGAAAGCGTGCTGGCAAATGATAATATGCATTTTGGGGCTAAGATACATTGGGCGATGTAG
- a CDS encoding sugar porter family MFS transporter: MYAGWLPGNQLPICLLKELSQQLFAMTQHRFNSGYIIAISFISALGGYLFGFDFAVISGALPFLKKTFDLAEPWKEGLLTGSLAVGCMVGCVIAGALADRYGRRPGLMTAAIIFALSSVGMAMSGSLNIFIGMRLAAGIGVGMASMLSPMYIAEISPAAVRGRNVAINQLTIVIGILITNLVNYFLADTGAKAWRWMFGLGAVPSLLFLLGVIWLPESPRWLMKANQQERARRILGRIGNPDYAEHTVTDIKKSLQGPQTVSGAGLWSPSVRRFVIAGITLAVFQQFCGINVVFNYTSTIFESVGANLNQQLFETVSIGAVNLLFTILAMWQVDKLGRKPLMLAGAAGLSVIYVVLALLLQNQAAAGMVSVFVLLGIALYATSLAPVTWVLIAEIFPNHLRARATTVAVLALWAAYFLLVFTYPILAKKLGAYVPFYIYAGICVLGFLFVRTRITETKGKTLEEISGYH; this comes from the coding sequence TTGTACGCCGGCTGGTTACCGGGTAATCAGTTACCCATTTGTTTATTAAAAGAATTATCACAACAATTGTTTGCCATGACCCAACATCGTTTTAATTCAGGCTATATTATAGCGATCTCATTTATCTCCGCGCTGGGTGGTTACTTGTTTGGATTTGATTTTGCCGTGATCTCCGGTGCGCTGCCTTTTCTGAAAAAGACTTTTGATCTGGCGGAACCCTGGAAAGAAGGCTTACTCACCGGCTCCCTGGCCGTAGGTTGTATGGTGGGCTGTGTGATTGCCGGTGCGCTGGCCGACAGATATGGCCGCCGGCCCGGTTTAATGACAGCGGCTATCATCTTTGCTTTGTCATCGGTGGGAATGGCAATGTCTGGCTCGCTCAATATTTTTATTGGTATGCGCCTGGCTGCAGGTATAGGGGTGGGTATGGCTTCCATGTTAAGTCCCATGTATATAGCAGAGATCTCGCCTGCAGCCGTGCGTGGCCGTAATGTGGCTATCAACCAGCTTACCATTGTAATTGGTATTTTGATAACCAACCTCGTGAATTATTTCCTGGCCGATACCGGCGCCAAGGCCTGGCGATGGATGTTTGGCCTGGGCGCTGTGCCTTCGTTGCTGTTCCTGTTAGGCGTAATATGGCTGCCTGAAAGTCCGCGTTGGCTCATGAAGGCCAATCAGCAGGAAAGGGCCAGGCGGATCCTGGGGAGGATCGGCAATCCCGATTATGCAGAACATACGGTGACCGATATTAAAAAATCTTTACAGGGCCCGCAAACTGTTTCCGGGGCCGGACTCTGGTCGCCTTCGGTGCGCCGGTTTGTTATTGCAGGTATAACCCTCGCCGTGTTTCAGCAGTTCTGTGGTATTAATGTGGTGTTCAATTATACCTCCACCATTTTTGAATCGGTAGGCGCCAATCTCAACCAGCAGTTGTTTGAAACAGTTTCCATTGGCGCGGTGAATTTATTGTTTACCATTCTGGCTATGTGGCAGGTTGATAAACTGGGCCGCAAACCATTGATGTTAGCCGGTGCAGCGGGACTATCTGTAATTTATGTGGTGCTGGCGTTGTTGTTACAAAACCAGGCCGCGGCAGGCATGGTATCGGTGTTTGTGTTGTTGGGCATTGCCCTGTATGCTACTTCACTGGCGCCCGTAACCTGGGTGCTTATTGCCGAGATCTTTCCCAATCACCTGCGGGCGCGTGCCACCACTGTTGCGGTACTGGCATTATGGGCCGCGTACTTTTTATTGGTGTTCACTTATCCCATTCTCGCAAAAAAACTGGGCGCCTATGTTCCGTTTTATATCTACGCCGGTATTTGTGTATTGGGATTCTTGTTTGTACGAACCCGAATAACCGAAACGAAAGGAAAGACGTTGGAAGAGATAAGTGGCTATCATTAG
- a CDS encoding glycoside hydrolase family 2 protein: protein MKNRFCCSLLLLFCLYSTYAQQGRNTISLNGSWRFISDSTHTGQSANWAAGLPAKAVTVQVPHTWNVMKGLENYSGLAWYEKTFMVPAQNRNQQLRLKFDAVYHDAVIYLNGVQLATHTNSGYTTFYVDVTKQVKPGSPNKLVVSVSNAFSETNLPYKKKFDWCNDGGIIRDVSLQVTGKPSIRYVHLTPVINCADSTAKAHVQLKLWEDDISTVKAVVRINEKRSNKTVLTQTLSLTKSGDDFNTTLDLGKVHLWHFNDPFLYTIQVTLQQNNQPADQVTHNFGCRSIELRGSQLFLNNEAVRLPGLEYMPSSHPAYGSAEPRWVMDSVARMFKDLNVTISRFHWQVDEYMLDQLDEKGVLLQAEIPWWQQPEHLTPQLEAVARQQFTEMIERDYNHPCIFAWGISNEVHGDSLATEQYKRLKGFVKSLDTTRLANVVSNITFRLKQYDASFIGDLPTWNEYIGTWFGKSTQETPAYFADVESGIGDRALLITENGLCEPRFAGGDLRRIEDMTYHYHEWAKRKYIVGCIYFCLNDYRTQMGEDGADNYKARIHGITDMYFKKKSSYYVFKQLASPILITNVKKLNDTTVQVMLQNKNDLPSYTVTDFIITWPDAQNKIVQQKLPTLKPGETATVTLAGMNARAGFDICTPAGYRVISYPFVY, encoded by the coding sequence ATGAAAAACAGGTTTTGCTGCTCTCTGTTATTGCTTTTTTGTCTCTATTCAACTTATGCTCAACAGGGAAGGAACACCATTTCTTTAAACGGGAGCTGGCGGTTCATTTCCGATTCAACCCATACCGGTCAATCGGCCAACTGGGCCGCTGGTTTGCCGGCTAAGGCTGTCACTGTTCAGGTACCGCATACCTGGAATGTAATGAAGGGACTGGAAAATTACAGCGGGTTGGCCTGGTACGAAAAAACATTCATGGTTCCGGCACAAAACCGCAATCAACAATTGCGATTAAAATTCGATGCGGTCTATCACGATGCGGTGATCTACCTCAATGGCGTTCAACTGGCCACACATACCAATTCCGGCTATACGACATTTTATGTGGATGTTACCAAACAGGTGAAACCCGGCTCACCCAATAAACTGGTGGTTTCGGTAAGCAATGCATTTTCTGAAACCAACCTGCCTTATAAGAAAAAGTTCGACTGGTGTAATGATGGCGGCATCATCCGGGATGTAAGCTTACAGGTTACTGGTAAACCTTCTATCCGCTATGTGCATCTTACGCCTGTGATCAATTGTGCCGATTCAACCGCCAAGGCGCACGTGCAACTGAAATTATGGGAAGATGATATAAGTACTGTGAAGGCGGTGGTTCGCATTAATGAAAAACGGTCGAACAAGACAGTGCTCACCCAAACCCTGTCGTTGACAAAATCAGGTGATGACTTTAATACCACATTGGATCTGGGCAAAGTGCATCTCTGGCATTTTAATGATCCCTTTCTCTACACCATACAGGTAACGTTGCAACAAAACAATCAGCCTGCCGACCAGGTAACCCACAACTTTGGCTGCCGCAGCATTGAGTTGCGTGGTTCGCAGCTTTTCCTGAACAACGAAGCGGTACGCTTACCGGGGTTGGAGTACATGCCCTCGAGCCACCCGGCTTATGGCAGTGCCGAACCTCGTTGGGTGATGGATTCCGTAGCCAGGATGTTTAAAGATCTTAACGTGACCATCAGCCGTTTTCACTGGCAGGTGGATGAATATATGCTTGACCAGCTGGATGAAAAGGGCGTGCTGTTACAGGCAGAAATTCCCTGGTGGCAGCAACCGGAGCATTTAACACCGCAGCTGGAAGCAGTGGCGCGTCAGCAGTTTACAGAAATGATAGAACGGGATTATAACCATCCCTGCATTTTTGCCTGGGGTATCAGCAATGAAGTGCATGGCGATAGTTTGGCTACTGAACAATACAAAAGATTGAAAGGGTTTGTAAAATCCCTGGATACTACCCGGTTGGCGAATGTGGTTTCGAACATCACCTTCCGCCTTAAACAATATGACGCTTCGTTTATCGGCGATCTGCCAACATGGAATGAATACATCGGAACCTGGTTTGGGAAAAGCACCCAGGAAACGCCTGCTTATTTTGCCGATGTGGAAAGCGGCATTGGCGACCGCGCTTTGCTGATCACCGAGAACGGGTTGTGTGAGCCGCGTTTTGCCGGTGGTGACCTGCGAAGAATTGAAGACATGACCTATCATTACCACGAGTGGGCCAAACGGAAATACATAGTGGGCTGTATTTATTTTTGTTTGAACGATTACCGTACGCAAATGGGGGAGGATGGGGCTGATAATTATAAGGCCCGCATCCATGGTATTACCGATATGTATTTTAAAAAGAAATCGTCTTACTATGTGTTCAAGCAACTGGCCTCGCCCATTCTTATTACCAATGTGAAAAAGCTGAACGATACAACGGTACAGGTAATGCTGCAGAATAAAAATGATTTGCCATCCTATACGGTAACTGATTTTATAATTACCTGGCCGGATGCGCAGAATAAAATAGTACAACAAAAACTGCCAACGCTAAAACCGGGCGAAACCGCCACTGTTACATTAGCAGGCATGAACGCCCGCGCTGGTTTTGATATTTGTACGCCGGCTGGTTACCGGGTAATCAGTTACCCATTTGTTTATTAA
- a CDS encoding AraC family transcriptional regulator has protein sequence MPVPKKSEGFQGQRSIVLPRKIVTEFNNSHTVASGLYITDIGYYPKAKYHYRQRTHGSDQHILIYCLEGKGKVQVQKNSYDLQPGSFIVIPAGAAHSYASAEDDSWTIYWIHFTGSLSKKMVETVRQKFNGYSSRVAFKQKRLDLFDDMYACLERGYGNDNLSYANMCLHHYISTFLYDDQFNLAEKVHADDPVELSISYMQQHIAKSLSLEAIAKSVNFSASHYSALFRKKTGFAPIEYFNHLKIQLACQYLHFTELRVKEIADKLGIEDPYYFSRLFTKLMGMSPNQYRSSKQ, from the coding sequence ATGCCTGTACCTAAAAAAAGCGAAGGTTTTCAGGGCCAACGGTCCATTGTGCTTCCCAGAAAGATCGTAACAGAATTCAACAACAGCCACACCGTTGCATCAGGCTTATACATAACTGATATCGGCTATTACCCCAAAGCAAAATATCACTACCGGCAACGCACGCATGGCAGCGATCAGCATATTCTTATCTATTGCCTGGAAGGGAAAGGCAAAGTACAGGTACAGAAAAACAGTTATGACCTGCAGCCAGGTTCATTCATCGTTATCCCGGCAGGCGCCGCTCATAGCTATGCATCTGCCGAAGATGACAGCTGGACAATTTACTGGATCCATTTCACCGGTTCGTTATCGAAAAAAATGGTGGAAACCGTTAGGCAAAAGTTCAATGGCTATAGCAGTCGCGTGGCGTTCAAACAAAAGCGGCTCGATCTGTTTGATGATATGTATGCCTGCCTGGAACGTGGTTATGGGAACGACAACCTGAGTTATGCCAATATGTGTTTGCATCATTATATTTCCACCTTTTTGTATGACGACCAGTTTAACCTGGCGGAGAAAGTTCATGCCGATGATCCCGTAGAATTGTCCATTAGTTATATGCAGCAGCATATTGCCAAATCATTGTCACTGGAAGCCATTGCCAAATCGGTTAATTTCTCGGCCTCGCATTACTCCGCGCTGTTTCGCAAAAAGACGGGCTTTGCACCTATAGAGTACTTCAATCATTTAAAGATCCAGCTGGCCTGTCAGTATTTGCATTTTACCGAATTACGGGTAAAAGAAATTGCCGATAAGCTGGGCATTGAAGATCCCTATTATTTCTCCCGGTTGTTTACGAAATTGATGGGCATGTCGCCAAACCAGTACCGGAGTAGTAAGCAATAG
- a CDS encoding YegP family protein — MGKFIITKRVDGDFQFSLTVGNGETILISEGYSTKSNCHNGIDSVKRNAPDDNKYDLRVASNGKLYFTLEAANGQTIGVSELYESETGRTNGILSVKTNAPDAIIQDATV; from the coding sequence ATGGGAAAATTTATAATCACCAAACGGGTAGATGGAGATTTTCAGTTCAGTTTAACGGTCGGCAATGGCGAAACGATCCTCATCAGTGAAGGCTATTCCACCAAATCGAACTGCCACAACGGGATTGATTCCGTAAAACGTAATGCACCAGATGATAATAAATACGATCTGCGCGTAGCATCAAATGGTAAATTGTATTTCACCCTGGAAGCGGCCAATGGCCAAACAATTGGCGTGAGTGAGTTATACGAAAGTGAGACGGGCCGTACCAATGGCATCTTATCGGTTAAAACGAATGCGCCCGATGCCATTATCCAGGATGCAACGGTTTAG